Proteins from a single region of Hordeum vulgare subsp. vulgare chromosome 6H, MorexV3_pseudomolecules_assembly, whole genome shotgun sequence:
- the LOC123402130 gene encoding epoxide hydrolase A-like — protein sequence MRRRPGQSGACTTSIRPRLAIIATSPDPQLHLAQSTRPLAMEENGGVRHWNADVNGVSLHVAEQGPAAGPAVLLLHGFPELWMSWRHQMAALAARGYRALAPDLRGFGDSSAPADPAAYTVLHVVGDLVALLDHLRLTKVVVVGHDLGAQAAWHLCLFRPDRVRAVVALGVPYFPRSPRPVTEMFAARGDGFYITQYQEPGRAERAFDRYDAATVLKKFYSIELDDLTAPPGVEIIDFLEASSSPLPWMTEELCRYAEKFQKSGFTGPLNYYRVMDTNWMLTAPWHGAKITVPAKFIGGEKDTGVESFGIKHYIESGAFKLSVPDLEVAIIEGHHYLQQEQAERVNSEILSFLDKFFGEETPK from the exons ATGAGGCGGCGCCCTGGTCAATCCGGAGCTTGTACAACTTCAATACGTCCTCGGTTGGCCATTATTGCCACCTCTCCTGACCCACAGCTCCACCTAGCTCAGAGCACAAGGCCATTAGCCATGGAGGAGAACGGCGGTGTGCGGCACTGGAACGCCGACGTGAACGGCGTGTCCCTCCACGTGGCCGAGCAGGGCCCCGCCGCCGGCCCGGCGGTGCTCCTCCTGCACGGCTTCCCGGAGCTCTGGATGTCATGGCGCCACCAGATGGCCGCCCTCGCCGCACGCGGCTACCGCGCCTTGGCCCCCGACCTCCGCGGCTTCGGCGACTCCAGCGCCCCAGCTGACCCTGCCGCCTACACCGTCCTCCACGTCGTCGGCGACCTCGTCGCGCTCCTCGACCATCTTCGCCTCACCAAG gtggtggtggtggggcacGACTTGGGAGCGCAGGCGGCGTGGCATCTGTGCCTGTTCCGGCCGGACCGGGTGCGCGCCGTCGTCGCGCTGGGGGTGCCGTACTTCCCACGCTCACCTCGACCCGTGACGGAGATGTTCGCGGCGCGCGGCGATGGCTTCTACATCACGCAGTACCAG GAACCCGGAAGAGCGGAAAGGGCATTCGATCGGTACGACGCTGCAACCGTCCTAAAGAAGTTCTACTCCATCGAATTAGACGACCTCACTGCTCCtcctggagtggagataatagacTTTTTGGAGGCATCATCATCCCCACTTCCTTGGATGACCGAAGAACTGTGTCGGTACGCCGAGAAGTTTCAAAAGTCTGGTTTCACTGGACCACTCAACTACTACCGCGTGATGGACAC GAACTGGATGCTAACCGCGCCATGGCATGGCGCAAAGATCACGGTGCCTGCAAAGTTTATCGGGGGCGAGAAGGACACCGGTGTCGAGTCCTTTGGGATCAAACACTATATCGAGAGCGGAGCCTTCAAGTTGAGTGTCCCAGACTTGGAAGTTGCCATCATCGAAGGTCACCATTACCTCCAGCAAGAGCAGGCTGAGAGGGTGAACTCTGAGATATTGTCCTTCCTGGACAAGTTTTTTGGGGAGGAGACGCCAAAATAA